The following coding sequences lie in one Streptomyces sp. NBC_00510 genomic window:
- a CDS encoding acetyltransferase, whose product MCPPATAGPRDPGAGNADDTLDLELPPELRALLDEDVTADDRAGGPAPLDDLLDGVADWGPVGTPAGTFQLVPVRPERDLPVITHWMNDPAVAEFWDLAGRPEVAERHLRAQLDGDGRSMPCVGVLDGVPMSYWEVYRADLDAVARYYPARPHDTGLHLLIGPVADRARGLGGTLLRAVADHALRQRPRCTRVIAEPDLRNTPSVAAFLAAGFRFSAEVELPGKRAALLVRDRALRHVL is encoded by the coding sequence GTGTGCCCGCCCGCGACCGCCGGCCCCCGGGACCCCGGTGCCGGGAACGCCGACGACACCCTCGACCTGGAACTGCCCCCCGAGCTCCGCGCCCTCCTCGACGAGGACGTCACCGCCGACGACCGCGCCGGCGGCCCGGCCCCGCTCGACGACCTCCTCGACGGCGTCGCCGACTGGGGCCCGGTCGGCACCCCCGCGGGCACCTTCCAGCTCGTCCCCGTACGCCCCGAGCGCGACCTCCCGGTCATCACCCACTGGATGAACGACCCCGCCGTCGCGGAGTTCTGGGACCTGGCCGGCCGGCCCGAGGTCGCCGAGCGGCACCTGCGCGCCCAGCTCGACGGCGACGGGCGCAGCATGCCCTGCGTCGGGGTCCTCGACGGGGTGCCCATGAGCTACTGGGAGGTGTACCGCGCCGACCTCGACGCGGTGGCCCGCTACTACCCGGCCCGCCCCCACGACACCGGGCTCCACCTGCTCATCGGTCCCGTCGCCGACCGGGCCCGCGGCCTCGGCGGCACCCTCCTGCGGGCCGTCGCCGACCACGCCCTGCGACAGCGCCCCCGGTGCACCCGGGTGATCGCCGAGCCCGACCTGCGCAACACCCCGTCCGTGGCCGCCTTCCTCGCCGCGGGCTTCCGCTTCTCCGCGGAGGTCGAGCTGCCCGGCAAGCGGGCCGCGCTGCTGGTCCGCGACCGCGCGCTGCGTCACGTCCTGTGA
- the lexA gene encoding transcriptional repressor LexA, which translates to MTTTADSATLTAHDRPQDRLRPMEAMNDETPKPARALPGRPPGIRADSSGLTDRQRRVIEVIRDSVQRRGYPPSMREIGQAVGLSSTSSVAHQLMALERKGFLRRDPHRPRAYEVRASDSAQAQPTDTAGKPSASYVPLVGRIAAGGPILAEESVEDVFPLPRQLVGDGELFVLKVVGDSMIEAAICDGDWVTVRRQPVAENGDIVAAMIEGEATVKRFKREDGHVWLMPHNAAYQPIAGDEATILGKVVAVLRRV; encoded by the coding sequence GTGACCACCACCGCCGACAGCGCCACATTGACCGCCCATGACCGCCCCCAGGACCGGCTACGCCCGATGGAAGCGATGAACGACGAGACGCCAAAGCCCGCGCGAGCGCTACCCGGACGACCTCCAGGAATCCGGGCGGACAGTTCCGGACTCACCGACCGCCAAAGGCGCGTCATCGAGGTGATCCGGGATTCCGTCCAGCGGCGCGGATACCCGCCGTCCATGCGCGAGATCGGCCAGGCCGTCGGGCTGTCGAGCACCTCGTCGGTCGCCCATCAGCTCATGGCGCTGGAGCGCAAGGGCTTCCTCCGGCGTGACCCGCACCGGCCCCGCGCCTACGAAGTGCGGGCCTCCGACTCCGCGCAGGCGCAGCCCACGGACACCGCGGGCAAGCCGTCCGCGTCGTACGTCCCCCTGGTGGGCCGGATCGCCGCCGGTGGCCCGATCCTCGCCGAGGAGTCCGTGGAGGACGTGTTCCCGCTCCCCCGCCAGCTGGTGGGCGACGGCGAGCTGTTCGTCCTGAAGGTCGTCGGCGACTCGATGATCGAGGCCGCCATCTGCGACGGCGACTGGGTGACCGTGCGCCGTCAGCCGGTCGCGGAGAACGGCGACATCGTCGCGGCGATGATCGAGGGAGAGGCCACGGTCAAGCGCTTCAAGCGCGAGGACGGGCATGTCTGGCTGATGCCGCACAACGCCGCGTACCAGCCCATCGCCGGTGACGAGGCGACCATCCTCGGCAAGGTGGTGGCGGTGCTGCGCCGGGTCTGA
- a CDS encoding ATP-dependent DNA helicase: protein MTQPAKPALTDLLHAAVTAVGGVERPGQVTMAEAVAEAVDTGSHLLVQAGTGTGKSLGYLVPALAQGERVVVATATLALQRQLVERDLPRTVTALQPLLRREPQFAMLKGRSNYLCLHRLHEGVPQDEGDGLFDQFEAAAPTSKLGQDLLRLRDWSDETESGDRDDLTPGVSDRAWQQVSVTSRECLGASRCAYGAECFAEAARERAKLADVVVTNHALLAIDALEGAPVLPSHEVLVVDEAHELVSRVTGVATGELTPGRVNRTVKLAAKLVNEKAADALMSASEGFERLMELALPGRLEELPEDLRYALMALRDACRQVITSLGETRDRSVQDEDAVRKMALAATENVHEVAERIVEGSEYDVVWYERHDRFGASLRVAPLSVSGLLREKLFTERSVVLTSATLRLGGDFNGVAASLGLAPEGTVAAEGEEEPPVWKGVDVGSPFDYPRQGILYVARHLSQPGRDSGREDMLDELAELIEAAGGRTLGLFSSMRAAQGAAEALRGRIDHPVLLQGEETLGELIRRFASDARTCLFGTLSLWQGVDVPGPNCQLVVMDRIPFPRPDDPLMSARQKAVEDRGGNGFMAVAATHAALLMAQGAGRLVRASGDRGVVAVLDPRLVTARYGGFIKASMPDFWQTTDRNQVRRSLAAIDAAASAAE, encoded by the coding sequence ATGACACAGCCCGCGAAGCCCGCCCTCACCGACCTCCTCCACGCCGCCGTCACCGCGGTCGGCGGAGTGGAGCGCCCCGGCCAGGTCACCATGGCCGAAGCCGTCGCCGAAGCCGTCGACACCGGCTCCCACCTGCTCGTCCAGGCGGGTACCGGAACCGGCAAGTCGCTGGGCTACCTGGTGCCCGCGCTGGCGCAGGGCGAACGCGTCGTGGTGGCCACCGCGACCCTGGCCCTGCAGCGCCAGCTCGTCGAGCGCGACCTGCCGCGCACCGTCACCGCACTGCAGCCGCTGCTGCGCCGCGAGCCGCAGTTCGCGATGCTCAAGGGCCGCTCCAACTACCTGTGCCTGCACCGACTCCACGAGGGCGTGCCGCAGGACGAGGGCGACGGGCTCTTCGACCAGTTCGAGGCCGCGGCGCCGACCAGCAAGCTCGGCCAGGACCTGCTCCGGCTGCGCGACTGGTCGGACGAGACGGAGAGCGGCGACCGCGACGACCTGACCCCCGGCGTCTCCGACCGCGCCTGGCAGCAGGTCTCGGTGACCTCCCGCGAGTGCCTGGGCGCCTCGCGCTGCGCGTACGGCGCCGAGTGCTTCGCGGAGGCGGCGCGCGAGCGCGCCAAGCTCGCCGACGTCGTGGTCACCAACCACGCGCTGCTGGCCATCGACGCCCTGGAGGGCGCGCCCGTCCTGCCCAGCCACGAGGTGCTCGTCGTCGACGAGGCCCATGAACTGGTCTCGCGCGTCACCGGGGTCGCCACGGGCGAGCTCACCCCCGGCAGGGTCAACCGGACGGTGAAGCTCGCGGCCAAGCTGGTCAACGAGAAGGCCGCGGACGCCCTGATGAGCGCGTCGGAGGGCTTCGAGCGGCTCATGGAGCTGGCCCTCCCCGGGCGTCTGGAGGAGCTGCCCGAGGATCTGCGCTACGCCCTGATGGCGCTGCGCGACGCCTGCCGCCAGGTCATCACCTCGCTCGGCGAGACCCGTGACCGCTCCGTGCAGGACGAGGACGCCGTGCGGAAGATGGCCCTCGCCGCCACGGAGAACGTCCACGAGGTCGCCGAGCGCATCGTGGAGGGCTCCGAGTACGACGTCGTCTGGTACGAGCGCCACGACCGCTTCGGCGCCTCGCTGCGGGTCGCCCCGCTCAGCGTCTCCGGACTGCTGCGGGAGAAGCTGTTCACCGAGCGCTCCGTCGTCCTGACCTCGGCCACACTGCGGCTCGGCGGCGACTTCAACGGGGTCGCGGCCTCGCTCGGGCTGGCCCCGGAGGGCACCGTGGCCGCCGAGGGCGAGGAGGAGCCGCCGGTGTGGAAGGGCGTCGACGTCGGCTCGCCCTTCGACTACCCCCGGCAGGGCATCCTCTACGTGGCCCGTCATCTGTCGCAGCCCGGCCGGGACAGCGGCCGCGAGGACATGCTGGACGAGCTCGCGGAGCTGATCGAGGCCGCGGGCGGCCGTACGCTCGGGCTGTTCTCGTCCATGCGTGCGGCCCAGGGCGCCGCCGAGGCGCTGCGCGGCCGCATCGACCACCCGGTCCTGCTGCAGGGCGAGGAGACCCTGGGCGAGCTGATCCGCCGCTTCGCCTCGGACGCCCGCACGTGCCTGTTCGGCACCCTCTCGCTCTGGCAGGGGGTGGACGTGCCCGGGCCGAACTGCCAGTTGGTCGTCATGGACCGGATCCCGTTCCCCCGCCCCGACGACCCGCTGATGAGCGCGCGCCAGAAGGCGGTGGAGGACCGGGGCGGCAACGGTTTCATGGCGGTCGCCGCCACGCACGCGGCCCTGCTCATGGCGCAGGGCGCCGGCCGGCTGGTGCGGGCCTCCGGCGACCGGGGGGTCGTCGCCGTCCTCGACCCCCGGCTGGTGACGGCCCGCTACGGCGGCTTCATCAAGGCCTCGATGCCGGACTTCTGGCAGACGACCGACCGCAACCAGGTCCGCCGTTCGCTGGCCGCCATCGACGCCGCCGCCTCGGCGGCCGAGTGA
- the nrdR gene encoding transcriptional regulator NrdR translates to MHCPFCRHPDSRVVDSRTTDDGTSIRRRRQCPDCGRRFTTVETASLMVIKRSGVTEPFSRNKVIAGVRKACQGRPVTEDALAQLGQRVEEAVRATGSAELSTHDVGLAILGPLKDLDLVAYLRFASVYRAFDSLEDFETAIAELRDQGPPDDTGGRDRDGTVPTAAVAAE, encoded by the coding sequence ATGCACTGCCCCTTCTGCCGACACCCCGACAGCCGCGTCGTCGACAGCCGGACCACCGACGACGGCACCTCGATCCGCCGTCGCCGGCAGTGTCCCGACTGCGGCCGCCGCTTCACCACCGTGGAGACGGCCTCGCTGATGGTGATCAAGCGCAGCGGGGTCACCGAACCCTTCAGTCGTAACAAGGTCATCGCCGGAGTCCGCAAGGCCTGCCAGGGCCGGCCCGTCACCGAGGACGCCCTCGCCCAGCTCGGGCAGCGCGTCGAGGAGGCGGTACGCGCCACGGGCAGCGCCGAGCTGTCGACCCACGACGTCGGACTGGCCATACTCGGCCCGCTGAAGGACCTGGACCTGGTCGCCTACCTCCGCTTCGCCTCCGTCTACCGGGCCTTCGACTCGCTCGAGGACTTCGAGACGGCGATCGCCGAGCTGCGCGACCAGGGGCCACCGGACGACACCGGTGGGCGGGACCGGGACGGAACCGTCCCGACCGCCGCCGTCGCCGCAGAGTAG
- a CDS encoding iron transporter: MTVRPGDEATAAVPQQRAAAAEPPGRAEPPGRAGLPGPSTPSPGADPLEQADPWAAADAAGTEALLRCWVRETGLPPEPDGRTLRVPLPASGAELLVPVLHWSAVGHHRLGAPQPAAGGAPLDAVTLAALLAREAAAAGPDGPGLVARVADSVRQTAVFLSARRARPAAPRGTHPFLDSEQALVLGHPLHPAPKGREGLTEAEAVVYAPETRGAFALHWLSVHRSLLATDSAWTERGRPVPAEHLLAALAGPELARRLPAGTVALPLHPWQAREVAHRPAVRALLEAGLLHDLGAAGDPWHPTSSLRTVFRPGAPAMLKLSLALRITNSRRENLRKELHRGVEVHRLLRAGLATRWHAAHPGFDIVRDPAWLAVGTDAPVPGLDVVLRHNPFGPGDEVRCLAGITALRPAPDGGALRSRLGELLARLASRTGRPVAAVATEWFLRYLDAVVRPVLWLDGEAGIALEAHQQNTLVVLDAHGWPAGGRYRDNQGYYFRESARAGLTALLPGAGGSSDTFVDDAVADERFAYYLGVNNVLGLVGALGSQRLADERVLLAALRRFLEQAARTGRSGLPARLLEEPGLRCKANLLTRLHGMDELAGPVDTQSVYVTVPNPLTA; the protein is encoded by the coding sequence ATGACCGTACGTCCCGGCGACGAAGCCACCGCGGCCGTCCCCCAGCAGCGCGCCGCCGCGGCCGAACCGCCGGGCCGGGCCGAACCGCCGGGCCGGGCCGGGCTGCCCGGACCGTCCACCCCGTCGCCCGGCGCCGACCCGCTGGAGCAGGCGGATCCGTGGGCCGCCGCCGACGCCGCCGGCACGGAGGCCCTGCTGCGCTGCTGGGTCCGCGAGACGGGGCTGCCACCGGAGCCCGACGGCCGCACCCTGCGCGTGCCGCTGCCCGCGAGCGGCGCGGAACTCCTCGTCCCGGTCCTCCACTGGTCGGCCGTCGGCCACCACCGCCTCGGCGCCCCGCAGCCCGCCGCCGGGGGCGCCCCACTGGACGCCGTCACCCTCGCCGCGCTGCTCGCACGGGAGGCCGCCGCGGCCGGTCCGGACGGTCCCGGCCTCGTCGCGCGGGTCGCCGACTCCGTACGCCAGACCGCCGTCTTCCTCTCCGCACGCCGCGCCCGCCCCGCCGCCCCCCGGGGAACCCATCCCTTCCTCGACTCCGAGCAGGCCCTCGTCCTGGGCCACCCGCTCCACCCCGCGCCCAAGGGCCGGGAAGGACTCACCGAGGCCGAGGCCGTGGTCTACGCCCCGGAAACGCGCGGGGCCTTCGCCCTGCACTGGCTGTCCGTGCACCGCTCGCTGCTGGCCACCGACTCCGCATGGACCGAACGCGGCCGCCCGGTCCCCGCCGAGCACCTGCTGGCGGCCCTCGCCGGACCGGAACTCGCCCGGCGGCTCCCCGCCGGCACCGTGGCCCTGCCGCTCCACCCCTGGCAGGCCCGCGAGGTCGCCCACCGCCCGGCGGTGCGCGCACTGCTGGAGGCCGGGCTGCTCCACGACCTCGGCGCCGCGGGCGACCCCTGGCACCCCACGTCCTCGCTGCGCACGGTGTTCCGCCCCGGCGCCCCCGCGATGCTCAAGCTCTCGCTGGCGCTGCGGATCACCAACTCCCGCCGCGAGAACCTCCGCAAGGAACTCCACCGGGGCGTCGAGGTGCACCGGCTGCTCCGGGCCGGCCTCGCCACGCGCTGGCACGCCGCGCACCCAGGGTTCGACATCGTCCGCGACCCCGCCTGGCTGGCCGTCGGCACGGACGCCCCCGTACCCGGCCTCGACGTCGTCCTGCGGCACAACCCCTTCGGCCCCGGCGACGAGGTGCGCTGCCTCGCCGGGATCACGGCCCTGCGCCCCGCGCCGGACGGGGGCGCCCTGCGGTCCCGGCTCGGCGAACTGCTGGCCCGGCTCGCGTCCCGTACCGGACGACCGGTGGCGGCCGTCGCCACCGAGTGGTTCCTGCGCTACCTGGACGCCGTGGTCCGGCCGGTGCTGTGGCTGGACGGCGAGGCGGGCATCGCCCTGGAGGCCCACCAGCAGAACACCCTGGTCGTCCTCGACGCCCACGGCTGGCCGGCCGGCGGCCGCTACCGCGACAACCAGGGCTACTACTTCCGCGAGTCCGCGCGCGCCGGGCTCACCGCGCTGCTGCCCGGGGCCGGCGGGAGCAGCGACACCTTCGTGGACGACGCCGTGGCGGACGAGCGCTTCGCCTACTACCTCGGCGTCAACAACGTCCTCGGCCTGGTCGGCGCCCTCGGTTCCCAGCGCCTCGCCGACGAACGGGTGCTCCTCGCCGCCCTGCGACGCTTCCTGGAGCAGGCCGCCCGCACCGGCCGCTCCGGGCTGCCCGCACGGCTGCTGGAGGAACCCGGGCTGCGCTGCAAGGCCAACCTCCTCACCCGGCTGCACGGGATGGACGAGCTGGCCGGCCCCGTCGACACGCAGTCCGTCTACGTCACCGTCCCCAACCCCCTCACCGCCTGA